In Schaalia sp. JY-X169, the following are encoded in one genomic region:
- a CDS encoding glycosyltransferase encodes MVLRVVLAGGGTAGHVNPLLATAGVLEGRGHKIEVLGTEEGLESTLVPAANLKLHTIPKVPIPRRPSKDLLTVPTRLKNATKLAGEVLSGADVLVGFGGYVSAPAYIAASRLGVPFVVQEQNARPGWANRLGARSAKSVSLTFPQTKLAARRGRTVFTGLPLRRSIVELAEQRSTSEGLKRARTSACELFGLDPDLPVLLVTGGSLGAQHINEVVASGAAAFAGRAQILHATGTGKADEISVGAANTPGVTWVIREYISNMEDALAAADLVLCRSGAGTVAELGALGLPAFYVPLPIGNGEQRRNAEGQIAAGGALLVEDKDFSVDNLRNQVLPILGDPAILKRMGEANRSTSPGDGASAVADLVEEAGESR; translated from the coding sequence ATGGTTTTACGAGTTGTCCTAGCCGGCGGGGGAACTGCCGGACACGTGAATCCCCTCTTGGCGACAGCCGGCGTCCTCGAAGGACGGGGCCACAAGATTGAGGTGCTTGGCACGGAGGAGGGGCTTGAATCGACACTGGTGCCCGCAGCCAACCTCAAGTTACACACCATTCCCAAGGTGCCAATACCGCGTCGGCCTTCGAAAGACCTTCTAACGGTTCCCACCCGGCTGAAAAATGCCACGAAGCTTGCTGGCGAGGTCCTCAGTGGGGCAGATGTTCTTGTTGGTTTCGGTGGGTATGTGTCGGCACCCGCCTACATAGCAGCTTCACGTCTTGGCGTGCCGTTCGTTGTCCAGGAGCAGAATGCGCGCCCCGGATGGGCCAACCGTCTCGGTGCGCGCAGTGCCAAGTCTGTTTCTCTGACCTTTCCACAGACCAAGCTGGCTGCAAGGCGCGGGCGAACTGTTTTCACCGGCTTGCCGCTGCGACGCTCGATTGTGGAGCTGGCAGAGCAACGTTCCACATCAGAGGGACTCAAGAGGGCGCGGACCAGTGCCTGTGAGCTTTTCGGCCTCGACCCTGATCTACCCGTCTTACTGGTGACCGGGGGATCACTGGGTGCTCAGCACATCAATGAGGTGGTTGCCAGCGGAGCAGCTGCATTTGCAGGTCGGGCCCAAATCCTTCATGCAACAGGAACTGGTAAGGCCGACGAGATCAGTGTTGGCGCCGCGAACACTCCGGGAGTGACCTGGGTGATTCGCGAGTACATCTCAAATATGGAGGATGCTCTGGCCGCCGCAGATCTGGTGCTGTGCCGGTCTGGCGCTGGAACAGTCGCTGAGCTTGGCGCATTGGGCTTGCCCGCATTCTATGTGCCGCTTCCTATTGGTAACGGCGAGCAGCGGCGCAACGCTGAAGGGCAGATCGCGGCGGGTGGGGCACTACTTGTCGAGGACAAGGACTTTTCGGTTGACAACCTTCGCAACCAGGTGCTCCCGATCCTTGGTGATCCCGCCATTCTGAAGAGGATGGGCGAGGCAAATAGAAGCACGTCACCAGGAGATGGGGCCAGCGCTGTGGCGGATTTGGTGGAAGAAGCGGGAGAGTCGCGGTGA